From the genome of Nicotiana sylvestris chromosome 2, ASM39365v2, whole genome shotgun sequence, one region includes:
- the LOC104212184 gene encoding nuclear transcription factor Y subunit A-7 isoform X1 yields MTSSLHYHSDGSENEQPEKQSEAHSESSSPAIGMSVPGTVTPNMHYVMPAQLGNENAMLQAQTAYPYPDPYYRSIFAPYDAQPYPTQPYPAQPMVHVQLMGIQQAGVPLPSDAIDEPVFVNAKQYHGILRRRQSRAKAESEKKLLKARKPYLHESRHLHALKRARGCGGRFTAKKTDNQPKQDESGDNSQVNINLDPGKNEVASAENAS; encoded by the exons ATGACGTCCTCGCTTCATTATCATTCAG ATGGTAGTGAGAATGAACAGCCAGAGAAGCAATCAGAGGCTCACAGCGAGTCTTCATCCCCTGCTATTGGAATGTCTGTCCCTGGAACTGTAACACCAAATATGCACTATGTGATGCCCGCTCAACTTGGCAATGAAAATGCTATG TTGCAGGCTCAAACAGCTTATCCTTATCCGGACCCATACTATAGGAGCATCTTTGCACCATACGATGCACAGCCTTATCCTACACAACCTTATCCAGCACAACCAATG GTTCACGTTCAGCTTATGGGAATTCAACAAGCTGGTGTTCCTTTGCCATCAGACGCAATAGACGAACCTGTTTTTGTTAATGCAAAACAGTATCATGGCATCTTGAGGCGTCGACAATCTCGCGCGAAAGCTGAGTCAGAAAAGAAACTTCTGAAAGCTAGGAAG ccctacttgcatgagtcacGCCATTTGCATGCACTGAAAAGAGCTAGAGGATGTGGGGGTCGTTTTACAGCGAAGAAAACTGATAACCAGCCGAAACAGGACGAATCAGGTGATAACTCACAGGTCAACATTAATCTTGACCCTGGAAAAAACGAGGTTGCTTCTGCAGAGAATGCCTCTTGA
- the LOC104212184 gene encoding nuclear transcription factor Y subunit A-7 isoform X3 produces MTSSLHYHSDGSENEQPEKQSEAHSESSSPAIGMSVPGTVTPNMHYVMPAQLGNENAMLQAQTAYPYPDPYYRSIFAPYDAQPYPTQPYPAQPMVHVQLMGIQQAGVPLPSDAIDEPVFVNAKQYHGILRRRQSRAKAESEKKLLKARKLKDEYQLCWTISARPNIIQLVMRCLTP; encoded by the exons ATGACGTCCTCGCTTCATTATCATTCAG ATGGTAGTGAGAATGAACAGCCAGAGAAGCAATCAGAGGCTCACAGCGAGTCTTCATCCCCTGCTATTGGAATGTCTGTCCCTGGAACTGTAACACCAAATATGCACTATGTGATGCCCGCTCAACTTGGCAATGAAAATGCTATG TTGCAGGCTCAAACAGCTTATCCTTATCCGGACCCATACTATAGGAGCATCTTTGCACCATACGATGCACAGCCTTATCCTACACAACCTTATCCAGCACAACCAATG GTTCACGTTCAGCTTATGGGAATTCAACAAGCTGGTGTTCCTTTGCCATCAGACGCAATAGACGAACCTGTTTTTGTTAATGCAAAACAGTATCATGGCATCTTGAGGCGTCGACAATCTCGCGCGAAAGCTGAGTCAGAAAAGAAACTTCTGAAAGCTAGGAAG CTCAAAGATGAATATCAACTGTGCTGGACCATCTCTGCCAGACCCAATATCATACAGTTGGTAATGAGGTGCCTTACCCCATGA
- the LOC104212183 gene encoding E3 ubiquitin-protein ligase DIS1-like isoform X2 → MATGSPYFDDLRCQSEVINPPRNEDCTDIGEHMNGLAQHTTKPNATVSSSVRELLECPVCLNAMYPPIHQCSNGHTLCSGCKPRVHNRCPTCRHELGNIRCLALEKVAASLELPCKYQSFGCIGIIPYYSKLKHESECSFRPYNCPYAGSECTVIGDIPYLVAHLKDDHKVDMHVGSTFNHRYVKANPHEVENATWMLTVFSCFGQYFCLHFEAFQLGMAPVYIAFLRFLGDDETAKNFSYSLEVGGNGRKMIWQGVPRSVRDSHRKL, encoded by the exons ATGGCAACTGGAAGTCCTTATTTTGATGACTTGCGATGTCAATCTGAGGTCATTAATCCTCCACGAAATGAAGACTGCACAGACATTGGTGAACATATGAATGGGCTTGCTCAGCATACAACAAAACCTAATGCGACTGTTTCTAGTAGTGTTCGTGAATTATTGGAATGCCCAGTGTGCTTAAATGCTATGTATCCACCCATTCATCAG TGTTCCAACGGTCACACACTGTGTTCTGGTTGCAAACCTAGGGTGCATAATCGCTGTCCAACATGTCGGCATGAGCTTGGTAATATTCGATGCCTTGCATTAGAGAAGGTTGCTGCATCTCTTGAGCTCCCATGTAAATATCAGAGCTTTGGATGTATAGGAATCATTCCTTACTACAGCAAGCTGAAGCACGAATCTGAATGCTCTTTCAGACCCTATAATTGCCCCTATGCGGGCTCAGAGTGCACCGTCATTGGCGACATCCCATATTTAGTTGCCCATTTGAAAGATGATCACAAAGTTGATATGCATGTCGGCAGTACTTTCAATCATCGTTATGTAAAAGCAAATCCCCATGAAGTGGAAAATGCTACATGGATGCTTACT GTTTTCAGTTGCTTTGGTCAGTACTTCTGTTTACACTTTGAAGCATTTCAACTTGGAATGGCACCAGTTTATATTGCATTTTTACGGTTCTTGGGTGATGATGAAACGGCAAAGAACTTTAGCTACAGTCTTGAAGTTGGAGGCAATGGAAGGAAGATGATTTGGCAAGGGGTACCAAGAAGCGTTAGGGACAGTCACCGTAAG TTGTAG
- the LOC104212186 gene encoding uncharacterized protein: MNKKEVLKLAKGFRGRAKNCIRIARERVEKALQYSYRDRRNKKRDMRSLWIQRINAGTRQHGVNYGNFMHGLMKENVQLNRKVLSELSMHEPYSFKALVDISSSAFPGNKKAIVPPKKEGLAIVL, translated from the exons ATGAACAAGAAGGAGGTATTGAAGCTAGCTAAAGGGTTTAGAGGAAGAGCTAAGAACTGCATACGAATAGCAAGGGAAAGAGTTGAAAAGGCGCTTCAGTATTCCTACAGAGACCGTCGCAATAAGAAGAGGGACATGCGTTCCCTTTGGATTCAACGCATCAATGCCGGAACTCGCCAACACGGA GTAAATTATGGCAATTTCATGCACGGGTTGATGAAAGAGAACGTACAGCTGAACAGGAAAGTCTTGTCAGAATTGTCGATGCACGAACCATACAGCTTCAAGGCCCTTGTGGATATCTCTAGCAGTGCTTTCCCCGGAAATAAGAAGGCGATAGTACCTCCAAAGAAGGAAGGCCTAGCTATTGTTCTTTGA
- the LOC104212184 gene encoding nuclear transcription factor Y subunit A-7 isoform X2 yields MTSSLHYHSDGSENEQPEKQSEAHSESSSPAIGMSVPGTVTPNMHYVMPAQLGNENAMAQTAYPYPDPYYRSIFAPYDAQPYPTQPYPAQPMVHVQLMGIQQAGVPLPSDAIDEPVFVNAKQYHGILRRRQSRAKAESEKKLLKARKPYLHESRHLHALKRARGCGGRFTAKKTDNQPKQDESGDNSQVNINLDPGKNEVASAENAS; encoded by the exons ATGACGTCCTCGCTTCATTATCATTCAG ATGGTAGTGAGAATGAACAGCCAGAGAAGCAATCAGAGGCTCACAGCGAGTCTTCATCCCCTGCTATTGGAATGTCTGTCCCTGGAACTGTAACACCAAATATGCACTATGTGATGCCCGCTCAACTTGGCAATGAAAATGCTATG GCTCAAACAGCTTATCCTTATCCGGACCCATACTATAGGAGCATCTTTGCACCATACGATGCACAGCCTTATCCTACACAACCTTATCCAGCACAACCAATG GTTCACGTTCAGCTTATGGGAATTCAACAAGCTGGTGTTCCTTTGCCATCAGACGCAATAGACGAACCTGTTTTTGTTAATGCAAAACAGTATCATGGCATCTTGAGGCGTCGACAATCTCGCGCGAAAGCTGAGTCAGAAAAGAAACTTCTGAAAGCTAGGAAG ccctacttgcatgagtcacGCCATTTGCATGCACTGAAAAGAGCTAGAGGATGTGGGGGTCGTTTTACAGCGAAGAAAACTGATAACCAGCCGAAACAGGACGAATCAGGTGATAACTCACAGGTCAACATTAATCTTGACCCTGGAAAAAACGAGGTTGCTTCTGCAGAGAATGCCTCTTGA
- the LOC104212185 gene encoding small ribosomal subunit protein eS25: MAPKKAAPPPSSKPAKSGGGKQKKKKWSKGKQKEKVNNMVLFDKATYDKLLSEAPKYKLITPSVLSDRLRISGSLARKAIRDLMARGSIRMVSAHASQQIYTRATNT, translated from the exons ATG GCTCCAAAGAAGGCAGCTCCTCCTCCATCGTCCAAACCCGCCAAGTCTGGAGGTGGAAAGCAGAAGAAGAAG AAGTGGAGCAAGGGAAAGCAAAAGGAGAAGGTGAACAACATGGTTTTGTTCGATAAGGCCACTTACGACAAGCTCCTCTCTGAAGCTCCCAAGTATAAGCTCATCACCCCTTCCGTCCTCTCCGATCGTTTAAGG ATTAGTGGATCCCTCGCTAGGAAGGCAATTAGGGATTTGATGGCTAGAGGGTCCATCAGGATGGTGTCTGCCCATGCTAGCCAGCAGATTTACACCAGGGCTACCAACACCTAA
- the LOC104212183 gene encoding E3 ubiquitin-protein ligase DIS1-like isoform X1, translated as MATGSPYFDDLRCQSEVINPPRNEDCTDIGEHMNGLAQHTTKPNATVSSSVRELLECPVCLNAMYPPIHQCSNGHTLCSGCKPRVHNRCPTCRHELGNIRCLALEKVAASLELPCKYQSFGCIGIIPYYSKLKHESECSFRPYNCPYAGSECTVIGDIPYLVAHLKDDHKVDMHVGSTFNHRYVKANPHEVENATWMLTVFSCFGQYFCLHFEAFQLGMAPVYIAFLRFLGDDETAKNFSYSLEVGGNGRKMIWQGVPRSVRDSHRKVRDSFDGLIIQRNMALFFSGGDRKELKLRVTGRIWKEQ; from the exons ATGGCAACTGGAAGTCCTTATTTTGATGACTTGCGATGTCAATCTGAGGTCATTAATCCTCCACGAAATGAAGACTGCACAGACATTGGTGAACATATGAATGGGCTTGCTCAGCATACAACAAAACCTAATGCGACTGTTTCTAGTAGTGTTCGTGAATTATTGGAATGCCCAGTGTGCTTAAATGCTATGTATCCACCCATTCATCAG TGTTCCAACGGTCACACACTGTGTTCTGGTTGCAAACCTAGGGTGCATAATCGCTGTCCAACATGTCGGCATGAGCTTGGTAATATTCGATGCCTTGCATTAGAGAAGGTTGCTGCATCTCTTGAGCTCCCATGTAAATATCAGAGCTTTGGATGTATAGGAATCATTCCTTACTACAGCAAGCTGAAGCACGAATCTGAATGCTCTTTCAGACCCTATAATTGCCCCTATGCGGGCTCAGAGTGCACCGTCATTGGCGACATCCCATATTTAGTTGCCCATTTGAAAGATGATCACAAAGTTGATATGCATGTCGGCAGTACTTTCAATCATCGTTATGTAAAAGCAAATCCCCATGAAGTGGAAAATGCTACATGGATGCTTACT GTTTTCAGTTGCTTTGGTCAGTACTTCTGTTTACACTTTGAAGCATTTCAACTTGGAATGGCACCAGTTTATATTGCATTTTTACGGTTCTTGGGTGATGATGAAACGGCAAAGAACTTTAGCTACAGTCTTGAAGTTGGAGGCAATGGAAGGAAGATGATTTGGCAAGGGGTACCAAGAAGCGTTAGGGACAGTCACCGTAAGGTTAGAGACAGTTTTGATGGCCTCATTATTCAACGTAATATGGCGCTCTTCTTTTCTGGTGGAGACCGGAAAGAATTGAAGCTTAGAGTTACTGGTAGGATATGGAAAGAACAATGA